The genomic region GCACGTGATCTTTTGTGTTCTGTAAAAAGATCAATGCAAACCACTGTTCTTTCAAAGGAAAATGCTTttttctgtggggaaagtgaCCGTTGACTCCAGGCTGCTTGATCCTAAATCATCTGTGCGTCTGATAGTCATGGATTCAGTTTTTAACAGTTAAATATAGACTTTGCTTTTACATGCCAACAGTAATCTGATTTCATTTTTGATGAGGCAATAAAGTTTCAGTTGTAAGAATCAGAAACTATCTTGATGTAGAGTGAATGTGATGTGTGCAGCGTAAGAGTGTTGGAAAATATTTTGGGAGTCAGAGAAATGCTCAAAGGATATCGCTTGGTTCCTGGCCTGTAGTAATTGTTAAATCTTGAAGTTAATCTGCAGCATCTGGAAATCTGTGAACCAACCACCTGTAACTGCCTCTCAGTTCAAATTGTACTAGCAGGCCCAACTTAGTTGTATATACTAATTATGATATGCAACTAGTTAACCTAACTGGGATAGGTCTCATTGTAGGACTGGCCCCCAACCCTCTGCGGAGGGCAAATTCCAAAAGACAGTGGTGGATGCTTTTGGCCCTTGGCTTTTGGTTTGTGGTTTTCAACAGTCTATCTTGTTCCCTATGATGATTAACATATGCTTGAAACTACtgtgttatggaccctcaaaatgtagccccatctactattagctccgtttggaaacaatgggggatggggcaccctctttgggagtccataactttggaccccttgaaccaaactttgccaaacttgggtggtatcatcagaagtgtcacctgatgatatcctgaaattttggtgctgctagcttaaaaactgtgccccctggaggccgacaaagtaaaaaccctaaaatattttttaaaattcagctgactcgtgtataagttaaggggggatttttcagcacaaaaaatgtgctgaaaaactcaacttacacacgagtatatacggtatatgaatCTGGTACATTTACAGCCTTCTATAATAGTAAAGTACCCTACTCCTCCCTTCCATTAGAATGTAGGGAAATAATCACATTATCCTAGCCTGGTTTTACATCAGGTGGCATACAGTACTGATAAGTCTATGCCCCTGTCATTGAGTTGTTTTACCGCTACTGTCCCAGCAGTACAGGCAGCTGCTATTTCGGAGGCTTAGATAACACTTATTTATTCAAGTGCCCCAGTGCCTCAACTTCATGTGCATTTTTTTACATCATCAATTCATCATGTATGATATATAATTCAAATGACTAATGTCGAATGAAAATGTTCAGAATTGTCCAGGGTAGTATAGCAAGTTTAGCCCACTACCCTGATGCAAAATACAGAATACTTATTCAACTCTTCCTAAAAATATctaattcatttaattttaattttattttattagatataATATTCTGCTCTTTCCTGGGTCAATaggctcaaagtggctaacaaagtCTGGAAAAggtaacaatattttaaaaattaaatgtaaacatcatcagtaaaatattaaaattcttaTTCCAGATGGTGTTTAGTCAATATTTCACACAGTTCCAAAGTGCTACTAAGAAGCCCTGTCTACAGCAAGCAAATACCCTCCTGTTTATTCCAGTCCAAGGAAATGCTTCTCAGTATCGTACTGCTCCAGTTTCTGGAATAGGTTTTATTACATGAATTTTAATACTGATCTCATCTCTCTCTGCTTTCAGCGCTCAAATAGACTTTGACAATGGGTCGGATTTTCTTGGATCATATTGGTGGCACTCGGCTGTTTTCCTGTGCCAACTGTGACACAATCTTGACTAACCGCTCAGAGCTCATATCTACCCGTTTCACAGGGGCTACAGGACGAGCCTTCCTTTTTAACAAGGTTAGTGGGGATTGAAGAAAAATGTTGCTAAACTTTGTCCTGGATTGCATTGCTACTCAGATCACAAATGACACTCTGCCCTTATCCTGTGTTGATTTCCTTTTTATCAATCTTGGATCTGTTTGGAAATATAATACTTATCTATTTTAACCTTCATCTCTACTCTTTGCCAAAATTTAATTTCTCCTTGGGCGTCTGTCATGTCTTAATAAGTTACGAAATCAGTATTTTCCATCACCTTACTGTTACAATATTCTTCTATGGGTGACATCAGTGGGGACGCTGGAGGACTAATTCTCCTTCGTATTGCCTCCCAGATTTTTAGTAATTCTTCATCATGAGTTTTCTACCAAATTTGCTCTAGTAATCCAAGTTCCCGCTTTCTCCTCTGTAGCGCCAAGATATACCAAGGGGCTAGTTTGCACTGAGGGCAAAGAGGACATCAGGGAGTTACCTCATTGATGGCTTCTGAGAGCCAGCTATATTAGTTCTCTACTAGGTCATCTAACAAATTGCCAGGAGGCATCAAATTCTACAGAGAATTCTGGAAACCCATTGGAACCATTGGCACAAATAGGCTTGCTTCCCATATACTATGGGAGGGGCTGGCATTCTCAAATGAACCTTCAGGAAGAAATGGTCTGACTATGACACTGTTGACAGAGATTGAGCCAATATCCACCCCCATACCAAAGATCAAGTCCAGGGTATGACCTGCTTGGTGCGAGGGATCTGACACAAATTGGGAGAGTACCATCATTGCCATGGAAGATATCAGGTCATAtcagcatggacattgaaatctCCAAcaacagtgtattgttgaaggctttcaaggccggattcaactgcttgttgtgggttttccaggctacgtgactgtagtctggtagatcttgttcctaatgttttccctgcatctgtggctggcatcttcagaggtgtatcacagagagaagtctgtctctccatgataaacctctgaagatgtcagccacagatacaggcaaaacattaggaacaagatctaccaaaccacagccacagaaaacccacatctCCCAGAACAATCAGTGTGGGGGACTCCCAACAGCCTCAGCAGGTTTTGCCCTGGTGTGTTAGGTTGTTGGTACGCTAGCCTGATGGTACCTGAATTCTCAATATCCAGTGCTTGACCAACACAATCAGTACCCTGGATCTTTGGGACAGGGAATACCCTGAAGGGAAAAGACTGTCTACAACATCTTAGGATGGGAGCATTATCCTAGTACCTGGATAGCTAGCCTGatttcgtcagatctcagaagctaaggagagtTGGCTCTGGTAAGTATTTGTTTGGATAGACAACCTCGAAGGAATgacagtcaggcaatggcaaaccacctctgaacatctcttgccttgaaaaccctatatggttgccataaattagctgtgacttgacagcacacaagaATATACCCACTATCCTTATTGGGAAGCTAAGGGTACATAGAACAAGTCTATTGTTACCTATGTGGCTTTCAGATAGCAAAACTGAGTTCACTGTTTGACTATATATGTGCTGAAAGCAATGGTCGGTTACCATATTCTTTCTGTCTAGAAGTTGTATATGTAGTGGTCATTtaagtagctttttaaaaatgcaggaacTCTGTCCTCATTTGTATCTTATCACCTACAGCTATGTCTCATTTTCAAAACTTAAGCAAATAATTAGACAAATCCTGGCAGTCTCACCATTGAAACTATACCATAGTGATCTACTGACAGCAAACATCAGACCTCCAACTGCTGAACTGCATGCCTAatcttttttctttgtctttccttAGGTGGTAAATTTGCAGTACAGTGAAGTGCAGGACCGGGTGATGCTCACTGGCCGCCACATGGTTCGTGATGTGAGCTGCAAGAACTGCAACAGCAAGCTAGGCTGGATCTATGAATTTGCCACTGAAGACAGCCAGCGCTATAAGGAAGGCCGTGTGATCTTGGAAAGAGCTTTGGTCCGAGAGAGTGAAGGTTTCGAGGAGCATGTTCCGTCTGATAATTCCTGAATGGATATGTCCTTGTCTTGGGGCTTTCTCTGTTAAAACTTAAAgagaaaaatcaacaaaaaaatcTACTTACATACACTGTCACCTTAGCATCAGCGTTGGATTCGTGAACTacaagagggaaagagaaattcagatgaaatgttccttttctgtttttccttggtTTTGTCCCCTTTCTCTTCAGGTTTACAGAGATAATATTGTATGAATCCTGTAACTTTGTTTTCTCAGATATGTGAGCCGTTGTAGTTAAGAACCATCTGTAAGTACAGTAAGTATTGTTTAGAAGAGAAATCAGTGGGATTTTAGTTTGCAGAAAACCCCCCACAACCTATTTCATCAGAAGGAAATTTTTACTCTAGCGAtgccttttaatttattttccaatgtttgtttttaattttaatttgtttttagtaAGACCTATCACCTGATTGGCTGGTTTAAAAAGAGATCTGATTTTGTGACGAATCCTGAAGGTCCAGTGTTTAGTCCAGTTTGTGCTGGCCATTGATTCATATTCTTGTTGGGGTTTGTTGGTAGTACAGAGCTTGTGCTTGTCTGTCTCATTTTTGTTATCCAAATATGTTGTCATTCCtcatttaaacatcttttcaaCCACATGACTAGTGttgatatcttttttaaaaaaacagggcaAAACTTCTCTCTGTTTTCCAGTAGTAACTTATATTATTATGTAAGTGAATGGCTATTAAGTCTTGTGTTGCTTTTATGTTAGTAGTGATGGAGGAAGAGCATTTAACTCTTGCTGAAGCAGATTTTTCATCTCCTGGCTGACCTCTAAAAGAGTTTCAACTTTTCTACTTAATCTTTTCTGTAACATTTAGCTTTGCATTAAAAAATAAACCCAGCCATAAGGAAGAAGGGCATGCTAGCATGTAGAGTCGTGTATACAGCCAGGTATCAACTCCGCATCTTTTAAAATGGCAACGACTTGTCCTCAAATGCTGCTTCTCATGTCAAAGCTCTTAGTTGCATCGTACCATTGTGGTGCTGTGCCTTTACTGTTTTCACCAGCACAACAAGCTTACCTGGCAGTAGCTGGGTTACCTGGTGCTTCCTATAGAAGTTGCTTGTGTGAAAATATTGATATCTTGCTTTTCTGAGCAAACCTTCTGCAATCAGTGATGCCCAAACATTTTATCAGTATGTCCTGCCAAGTtatacttttttctcttttttggaaACCTAAAGCTGTCTTAATCATAATTTTGTACTTTTCTTGACAGTACCAGGTATTTCATAGGCAAGGTGTTTGCCTTAGTGAAAACTGACTCTAAAAGATCTTTTAGCATTAAGTTCCTATGAATGAACAAGGCATGCAAACAGGGCATCATTTTATCTGGAACAAAATAATAGTCATAGCTACAATCCTAACTGCACTAGTCTAGTTGCACAAGTAGCTTTAGAAATGCTTTTCACAAGCCACCCCTCTCACACGTGACTATCAAACTGTagtggtgggggagtggggagcgaTGGTTGTACCAGTCACACTGCTCAGGTAGAATTGTTTTTGCTCATTTGAGTTACAGTTTGGGCACCCCTGTTCGCTTGATCTTTAAGCagctttaatatgcaacttagaAGGAAGACATGTAGATTTGTTTATTGGAGTTGAGTTGAATCAGGATGCTTGAATAATAGTGTGCTTGTGCCTCAGATGAATAAACTTTAGTAGATCACCATTCTAGTATAAGGAGTATTTCACTAACTTGGTAACTTCTCATTGGCACAGTTCTTGATGTACTCTACATGTATTTTGATGTTGAAGTACAATAAAGTATGTTTTGTCCTGCTTTCTCTGACCATATGATTCACTTCTTCAAATGTACCTCTTGAAACTCTACAAATAAATGCTCAAAATCAGAGCTCTGAGTAGTGTTAACCTCTTCTTGATGATTGTTCAGCCCTTGCTGAATGTGTAAAATTTGTGCCCAATTTTGGACACCTGTCATTTCTCCAACTGACCAACTTTTTGATCCTTACTATGATTCTCCCATTGAAAGGTGTGTTAATGTATCAAGATGGTATATCCATATAATCTTTCCATGAATTAATGGATTGGAAAGCCCTTGCTTTTGTAATGAAATATGCAATTTCATATGTGATGGTGTTTGTCTCTGTAGAAGGCTATTCAGTGTAGCAAAACTGTTGTCTGATAAAGTGCccttagtgcacaggtgtcaaactcgcggccctccagatgttatggactacagttcccatcatccctgccagggggtgatcatgctggcagggaatgatgggaactgtagtccataacatctggagggccgtgagtttgacacctatgccttagtgCTTTCTCATGTTCTgtcactcacccccccccccccccaagtcaaacTCAGGTAGTTGGAGCAATACCAGACCTTACAGTGGcacttaggtggattctgcatgggccaaatacagcagtgtgaaaacggtgtaaaagggtttacaccattttcacaccactgtttttgacccatgcggaatccgccttagagtGGTGCACTGCCAGTGTTTAGGGATGTTATTCTGTGAGTCAACCACCTTGCATCACTGGCTTGATCGTGCTCCTCCCAAATTGAAACGTTGAAAATTGCTTATGTTGATAAAAGCATAATTGGTACTtaacaaaacagaattgttctgcATTATCTGGATGGCAGAGGTGTGCATTGTTACAGAAAAGCTAGAAGTTTTCTTTAGTATTCTGGTAACCAGCTGGCAGTTTGAATGGTATGATAGGGATTGCTGTACGGCCAGCACAGACTTTGCAGTTTGCAGAGCTGGTTTCTGGCTTCGATCAAAGCACTGTTCTTATTCAGAAGGAATTTCTGGAGCTTCAAGAAGGTTAACCAAAATTTCTGGGGGGAAATGCCTTACTTAGGGTCACAAATTCCAATTcagtcatatttttttaaaaaatttatggaATGTATTTCATATTGATTCCAGTTTGATTCTAATGCAGATTGTTTCACTGGCATTAGACATTTATTCTGAACCTCTTTTTTATGTAGTTCTGACAGATTTCCtacctgttgtgagggggaggctGAAGGTCCTTTTGTGCAACTTGGTGgcgaaggggaggaaaaaaagaggctGGGTCTGGAGGCAGAATGCATCAGAATGCAAATGTCTGGCAGGTTTGTCAGCACAGCATTATATATTCAACTGGATGTGTGTTCTGATGCAACTTATTTGTATATT from Sphaerodactylus townsendi isolate TG3544 linkage group LG01, MPM_Stown_v2.3, whole genome shotgun sequence harbors:
- the YPEL5 gene encoding protein yippee-like 5 is translated as MGRIFLDHIGGTRLFSCANCDTILTNRSELISTRFTGATGRAFLFNKVVNLQYSEVQDRVMLTGRHMVRDVSCKNCNSKLGWIYEFATEDSQRYKEGRVILERALVRESEGFEEHVPSDNS